A genomic stretch from Parus major isolate Abel chromosome 28, Parus_major1.1, whole genome shotgun sequence includes:
- the HAUS8 gene encoding HAUS augmin-like complex subunit 8 isoform X1 — MSSVGGDIAEGGQTPKAKRKGGRVVQSRYLHFDKKDRQKVPRLPSSGVAPRKAEKDALSNSSSSNTSLPPTRTKARSDLSQKHKTNAGVDHSSLNQSGFEKGDLQSTLLDEEKMKLPDLDISAINDKSDPKKSSCSESASEGDSEIKKSRVTDEETASRDLMAELESETLLLTFLRIKAEKRVAKMEEKAEKNLLMLCEEKQRQQEKLWELKREILLEEREEKLNETLDKQIEVLSPLVAVCEQFKEQYKSFAASLDATRHELPIKNIHIEGDKQTYLDELRKQLMITQELLTDVMPNHSGDSAKALNALKELKVVSRELSEGLQRSFTDVQNLSFEASKEVSLHNQYVCEENHGVDVVKRWYFS; from the exons ATGTCCTCCGTGGGCGGCGATATCGCAGAGGGCGGACAAACGCCTAAAGCTAAGCGGAAAG gAGGAAGAGTCGTGCAGTCTCGCTACCTTCACTTCGATaagaaagacagacagaaagtGCCGAGACTGCCGAGTTCAGGCGTCGCTCCGCGAAAGGCAGAAAAG gatGCTTTGTCAAATTCTTCTTCATCAAATACTTCTCTGCCACCTACTAGAACTAAAGCAAGATCAGATCTCTCTCAGAAACACAAAACTAATGCTG GTGTTGACCACAGCTCATTAAATCAGAGTGGTTTTGAGAAGGGTGACTTGCAGTCCACTTTAttagatgaagaaaaaatgaagctaCCAGACCTTGATATTTCTGCTATTAATG ATAAAAGTGACCCCAAGAAGAGTTCTTGTTCAGAATCTGCTTCAGAAGGAGATTCAGagataaagaaaagcagagtgacTGATGAG gaaactgCTTCTCGTGATctgatggcagagctggaatcTGAGACACTACTTTTAACTTTCCTAAGAATCAAG GCAGAAAAAAGGGTTGCCAAGATggaggaaaaagctgaaaaaaatttattaatgttgtgtgaagaaaagcagagacaaCAGGAGAAGCTCTGGGAGCTGAAACGTGAAATTCTGCttgaggagagagaggagaagctcAATGAAACATTAGACAAACAG ATAGAAGTGCTGTCTCCCCTCGTTGCTGTCTGTGAACAGTTTAAAGAGCAATACAAAAGCTTTGCAGCTTCCCTGGATGCTACAAGACATGAATTACCCATAAAGAACATTCACATAGAAGGAGATAAGCAAACCTACCTTG ATGAACTGAGAAAGCAGTTAATGATCACACAGGAGCTTCTGACAGACGTTATGCCAAACCACTCAGGGGATAGTGCAAAAGCACTGAATGCACTGAAAGAACTTAAAGTAGTGTCTCGGGAGCTGAGTGAAGGGCTTCAAAG GAGCTTCACAGATGTGCAGAACCTGTCGTTTGAAGCCAGTAAAGAAGTTTCTCTGCATAACCAATATGTGTGTGAAGAGAATCATGGAGTAGATGTTGTGAAACGCTGGTATTTCAGCTGA
- the HAUS8 gene encoding HAUS augmin-like complex subunit 8 isoform X2 yields MCYLDALSNSSSSNTSLPPTRTKARSDLSQKHKTNAGVDHSSLNQSGFEKGDLQSTLLDEEKMKLPDLDISAINDKSDPKKSSCSESASEGDSEIKKSRVTDEETASRDLMAELESETLLLTFLRIKAEKRVAKMEEKAEKNLLMLCEEKQRQQEKLWELKREILLEEREEKLNETLDKQIEVLSPLVAVCEQFKEQYKSFAASLDATRHELPIKNIHIEGDKQTYLDELRKQLMITQELLTDVMPNHSGDSAKALNALKELKVVSRELSEGLQRSFTDVQNLSFEASKEVSLHNQYVCEENHGVDVVKRWYFS; encoded by the exons ATGTGTTACTTG gatGCTTTGTCAAATTCTTCTTCATCAAATACTTCTCTGCCACCTACTAGAACTAAAGCAAGATCAGATCTCTCTCAGAAACACAAAACTAATGCTG GTGTTGACCACAGCTCATTAAATCAGAGTGGTTTTGAGAAGGGTGACTTGCAGTCCACTTTAttagatgaagaaaaaatgaagctaCCAGACCTTGATATTTCTGCTATTAATG ATAAAAGTGACCCCAAGAAGAGTTCTTGTTCAGAATCTGCTTCAGAAGGAGATTCAGagataaagaaaagcagagtgacTGATGAG gaaactgCTTCTCGTGATctgatggcagagctggaatcTGAGACACTACTTTTAACTTTCCTAAGAATCAAG GCAGAAAAAAGGGTTGCCAAGATggaggaaaaagctgaaaaaaatttattaatgttgtgtgaagaaaagcagagacaaCAGGAGAAGCTCTGGGAGCTGAAACGTGAAATTCTGCttgaggagagagaggagaagctcAATGAAACATTAGACAAACAG ATAGAAGTGCTGTCTCCCCTCGTTGCTGTCTGTGAACAGTTTAAAGAGCAATACAAAAGCTTTGCAGCTTCCCTGGATGCTACAAGACATGAATTACCCATAAAGAACATTCACATAGAAGGAGATAAGCAAACCTACCTTG ATGAACTGAGAAAGCAGTTAATGATCACACAGGAGCTTCTGACAGACGTTATGCCAAACCACTCAGGGGATAGTGCAAAAGCACTGAATGCACTGAAAGAACTTAAAGTAGTGTCTCGGGAGCTGAGTGAAGGGCTTCAAAG GAGCTTCACAGATGTGCAGAACCTGTCGTTTGAAGCCAGTAAAGAAGTTTCTCTGCATAACCAATATGTGTGTGAAGAGAATCATGGAGTAGATGTTGTGAAACGCTGGTATTTCAGCTGA